Sequence from the Pseudobacteroides sp. genome:
CTAATGTTTTTTAGACACAATAAGAGTATACAAGGGAGGTGATACGAAATGGCAAACAACAATAACAACAGCAAAACTCAGTTTGATAACATGAAGTATGAAATAGCTAAAGAAATCGGTGTAAACTTAAAGCAGGGATATAACGGCGACTTGACTGCAAGAGAAGCAGGAAAGGTTGGCGGTAATATAGTTAAGAAGGTTTTCCAGTCATACACTGGTAACAGCTATCCTACTGAAAAATTAAACGACACTTCCAGATAATTGTAATTAATACTCTGGCATAGTATCTGGTGCTTTTTAACATTACAACTCTAAAATAGTTATTCCATAATGTTAAAAAGCACATAATTGAATACTAATAATAATTCATAAGATTTATAATTAATAAATTCTGTGAATAGAGTTAAATCTTCATTGCTAAATTTCACTTCGTAGTTTAGCATTTAGAGGGCCCTCAGATAAAATATTTGAGGGCTTTTTCAACGTTTTATTTTGTTTTAATTATTTATTTAATGAGCTTGGTTACTGTCATGAGGAATTATGGTGGAAACATACAATAATTTCCCATACAAAAAAAGAATCAGGCAGACATCTACTGCTGTCTACCTGATCTTTCTATACTTTTATTGATTCATGTACAGTTTTATACGTTAATTCTTGCTACTTCCTGCTGAGCCTTACTTATATCCTGCTGACTTGCAAGTGAAGTTTTATACCATCCTTTTTGGTTCATCATATCAAAGATTTGCTTTTGATGATTGAATGTACTTGTAAGAATAACAGTTGCATCATTTCTTAAAAACTGATTTGTGCTTTCAAGCACAAGATTTGTCAAAGAAGATGCTGCAAGCTTGTGTTCATTTAATAAAATGGACATAACTTCCTGATCAGATATACTTCTCATTTCTTATCCTCCTTACTGTATAGTGGCTGAGTTAATATGTTTTATAAGGGTTTGTAAATCATTTCTGTGATCTTTCACCATTTGCTGGCATAAAGTTTTTATTTGTGCATCGTTACAGAGTTCTGCACAGCTTTCCATAATTTTAATACTGTTTTGTGTCATCTCAATGTTATCCTGCACCAACATAAGCTCTTTTGAAGTAAGTGACATATGCTACCCTCCTTAAATTATTAATAGTTTTATCATATCAGTAAATATGATTTGCATTTTTTCCTGATATATTCATTTATATATTTGATTATGTAAAAATCATTTTTAATACATAACCGAGGTAATCAAGGTAAAAATATAAATAATAGCAATAGATTTATTCTACAGTACATTTTCTCACGATAACAACCAAGGTTGCAAAATTCCTTTGGGATTTTGTTCCTTAAGGGCTTTATAGGTTTAATTTAAATATGAATTGAAAGGATGATTTTGTGTTAGTAGTTTTCATAAGAACTCTCATACTCTTTTTAATAGTCGTTATTGTCATGCGTGCAATGGGAAAACGTCAAATCGGTCAGCTGCAGCCGTTTGAACTGGCAGTTGCCATTATGATATCCGAATTGGCAGCCGTCCCAATGCAAAACACCGGAATCCCTCTAGTAAATGGTATTATTCCAATTATTACCTTGCTGGTTGCACAGATTACCTTATCGCTAATATCCCTAAAAAGTATCAAAGCACGCAGTATCATATGTGGAAGACCCAATATTCTTATAGAAAACGGCAAGATTAATGAAGTTAATTTAAGAAAGGAGCTATACACAATGAACGACCTGCTAGAACAGCTTAGAATTAAGGGCACAAGCAATATTTCAGACGTTGAGTATGCTATTCTCGAGACAAATGGCCAGCTTAGCATTATTCCAAAATCTCAAAAGAGGCCCCTTACCCCTGAAGACATAAAAATAGAAACTAACTATGAAGGCATACCACTAGACTTGGTAATTGACGGTGATGTTAACTATAATAATCTTAAAAAGGCTAAGCTCGATGAAAAGTGGCTGATGAATGAATTAAATAATTGCGGTATCAACAATACAAAAGATGCTTTATTTGTCAGCTTGGACTCTAGCGGAAAAGTCTACTTTCAGAAAAAAGCCCAGAACTAAGGAGGGATATTAAATTGCATTATACGAAAGTAATTGTTGGAACTATCCTTTTAGTATCTGCCATGCTGGCT
This genomic interval carries:
- a CDS encoding alpha/beta-type small acid-soluble spore protein; translation: MANNNNNSKTQFDNMKYEIAKEIGVNLKQGYNGDLTAREAGKVGGNIVKKVFQSYTGNSYPTEKLNDTSR
- a CDS encoding DUF421 domain-containing protein, whose translation is MLVVFIRTLILFLIVVIVMRAMGKRQIGQLQPFELAVAIMISELAAVPMQNTGIPLVNGIIPIITLLVAQITLSLISLKSIKARSIICGRPNILIENGKINEVNLRKELYTMNDLLEQLRIKGTSNISDVEYAILETNGQLSIIPKSQKRPLTPEDIKIETNYEGIPLDLVIDGDVNYNNLKKAKLDEKWLMNELNNCGINNTKDALFVSLDSSGKVYFQKKAQN
- a CDS encoding spore coat protein; protein product: MRSISDQEVMSILLNEHKLAASSLTNLVLESTNQFLRNDATVILTSTFNHQKQIFDMMNQKGWYKTSLASQQDISKAQQEVARINV